A window of the bacterium genome harbors these coding sequences:
- a CDS encoding TIGR01777 family oxidoreductase, producing MMTVLVSGARGLIGSALVRDLLAAGDHVVRLTRASGTLAADEVAWEPGAGRIDATRLKGVDAVVHLAGESIAQARWTAERKARIWRSRVDGTMLLARALAGVASPPATMVCASAVGYYGDRGDEILREESRPGTGFLADLCREWETAAEPARARGIRVAHLRTGTVLSRDGGALPRLLPLFRFGLGGAIGSGRQYMSWITLADAVGAIRHILARDELAGPVNLVSPRPVTNREFTRDLARAVRRPAVLPVPAPILRLVFGELADETLLASTRAAPARLLATGYTFRLPGLEGALAALLN from the coding sequence ATGATGACCGTGCTCGTGTCGGGAGCGCGCGGGTTGATCGGATCCGCGCTGGTCCGCGATCTCCTCGCCGCGGGCGATCACGTGGTCCGGCTCACGCGGGCGAGCGGGACCCTGGCGGCGGATGAGGTCGCCTGGGAGCCGGGCGCGGGGCGGATCGACGCCACCCGGTTGAAGGGCGTCGACGCGGTCGTGCATCTTGCCGGCGAGAGCATCGCCCAGGCGCGGTGGACGGCGGAGCGCAAGGCGAGGATCTGGCGCAGCCGCGTCGACGGTACGATGCTCCTGGCCCGCGCGCTCGCGGGCGTCGCCAGTCCGCCTGCAACGATGGTGTGCGCGTCGGCCGTCGGGTACTATGGAGACCGCGGCGACGAGATCCTGCGAGAGGAGAGCCGTCCCGGGACGGGGTTTCTGGCAGATCTGTGCCGCGAGTGGGAGACGGCGGCGGAACCCGCGCGCGCCAGGGGAATTCGGGTCGCACACCTGCGAACGGGGACGGTGCTGTCCCGGGATGGCGGTGCGCTGCCACGGCTACTCCCGCTGTTCCGGTTCGGTCTCGGCGGCGCGATCGGGAGCGGGCGACAATATATGAGCTGGATCACGCTCGCCGACGCGGTCGGGGCGATCAGGCACATCCTCGCGCGGGACGAGCTCGCCGGGCCGGTGAACCTCGTCTCGCCGCGCCCCGTCACCAATCGCGAGTTCACCCGCGACCTGGCTCGCGCCGTGCGGCGCCCCGCGGTGCTGCCGGTGCCGGCGCCGATATTGCGCCTGGTGTTCGGCGAACTCGCCGATGAAACGCTGCTGGCCAGCACCCGCGCCGCGCCGGCGCGGCTGCTGGCAACCGGATACACGTTCCGGCTGCCCGGCCTCGAGGGCGCGCTCGCGGCGCTTCTCAACTGA
- a CDS encoding terminase family protein, producing MNELAQALAAALHTPSWVTIARPAQLPPAIDWRIWLLLGGRGSGKTRSASEYVAAEVASGGARHVAVVGRTAADVRDVMVEGPSGLLAIAPGWFRPSYEPSKRRLTWPNGAMATAFSADEPDLLRGPQHDLAWADELAAWEKPDEVWANLMLGLRLGAARCVVSTTPRPIPLIRDLVSRDGTDVALGRMTTFENLPNLSPAFAADIVTRYAGTTGTLRRVAARHRRRLVDARTPRADAPPVRSAPRACGGGRRPLSRRIVRRQC from the coding sequence ATGAACGAACTCGCTCAAGCGCTCGCCGCGGCGCTTCACACGCCATCGTGGGTCACAATCGCGCGCCCCGCGCAGCTTCCGCCTGCGATCGACTGGCGGATCTGGCTGCTGCTCGGCGGTCGGGGCAGCGGCAAGACGAGAAGCGCGAGCGAGTATGTGGCCGCCGAGGTCGCCTCCGGCGGCGCGCGGCACGTCGCTGTCGTGGGCCGCACCGCCGCCGACGTGCGCGACGTGATGGTCGAGGGGCCCTCAGGTTTGCTCGCGATCGCGCCCGGGTGGTTCCGGCCGTCCTACGAGCCCAGCAAGCGCCGCCTCACGTGGCCGAACGGAGCGATGGCGACGGCGTTCAGCGCCGACGAACCGGACCTGCTCCGCGGGCCGCAGCACGATCTCGCGTGGGCCGACGAGCTCGCGGCATGGGAGAAGCCCGATGAGGTGTGGGCGAACCTCATGCTTGGGCTGCGGCTCGGTGCGGCGCGGTGCGTGGTCAGCACGACCCCGCGGCCGATTCCGCTCATCCGCGATCTCGTGAGCCGGGACGGGACCGATGTGGCGCTTGGGCGCATGACGACGTTCGAGAACCTCCCGAACCTCTCGCCCGCGTTCGCGGCGGACATCGTCACCCGATACGCGGGCACCACAGGAACTCTACGCAGAGTTGCTGCTCGACACCGCAGGCGCCTTGTGGACGCGCGAACTCCTCGAGCAGACGCGCCTCCGGTACGCTCCGCACCTCGCGCGTGTGGTGGTGGGCGTCGACCCCTCAGTCGCCGCATCGTCCGAAGGCAGTGCTGA
- a CDS encoding SHOCT domain-containing protein, which translates to MGMGLWMLVWTTIVLIVIAFAFGATTWLFPSSPRSSSPNAHDILDARYAQGELTPDEYHRMRRDLGRPVRWAGLALGTVVGLLILLMLGLASLATRWGMHGPLRPGGWSP; encoded by the coding sequence ATGGGTATGGGACTGTGGATGCTGGTGTGGACGACGATCGTACTGATTGTGATCGCGTTCGCGTTCGGCGCCACGACCTGGCTGTTTCCCAGTAGTCCTAGATCCTCCAGTCCGAATGCCCACGACATCCTCGACGCGCGCTACGCACAGGGTGAACTGACACCAGACGAGTATCATCGCATGCGTCGCGACCTCGGACGTCCCGTACGGTGGGCCGGTCTGGCGCTCGGAACAGTCGTCGGTCTCCTCATCCTGCTCATGCTCGGGTTGGCGAGCCTGGCGACACGCTGGGGGATGCACGGCCCGCTGCGACCCGGTGGATGGTCTCCCTAG
- a CDS encoding ATP-binding protein, translated as MRLLRRSLRWKLLASYLLTVAVGAVVLWTAAQMLAPAAFSEHEAAMARLVGPNPQIMAGLIASFTGAMNAALATSAVAAVLIAAAVSVFVARRIAEPIATMRSASARIADGQYSERVPVHSDDEIGQLAIQFNRMAEALEHTERRRQQLIGDVAHELRTPLAGIAGYAEAMVDGVIPAENDNLQRIYREAMRLGRLVDDLQGLSRADAGQITLQKHPVEPWQLVDAAVVRLRPQFREKTVALIVDVPHDLPMIHADPDRIGQVLSNVLGNALQYTAPRGRVEVRARRSDESVEVTIRDSGIGIAPADLSRVFDRFYRVDRSRARANGGSGVGLTIARYLVEAHGGRIYANSLGLGRGTTFVITLPILA; from the coding sequence GTGAGACTACTCCGGCGGTCTCTGCGGTGGAAACTGCTCGCGTCGTATCTCCTGACGGTCGCCGTCGGGGCGGTGGTGCTCTGGACGGCGGCGCAGATGCTGGCCCCCGCAGCATTCTCCGAACACGAGGCCGCGATGGCGCGTCTCGTTGGCCCGAACCCCCAGATCATGGCCGGCCTCATCGCCTCATTTACCGGGGCGATGAACGCCGCCCTCGCTACCTCCGCAGTCGCCGCCGTCCTCATCGCGGCTGCGGTTAGCGTCTTCGTGGCTCGCCGAATCGCCGAACCGATCGCGACGATGCGATCGGCGAGCGCCCGAATCGCGGATGGGCAGTACTCGGAGCGTGTCCCGGTCCATTCTGATGACGAGATCGGGCAACTCGCGATCCAGTTCAACCGCATGGCTGAGGCCCTTGAGCATACTGAACGCCGGCGTCAACAACTGATCGGTGATGTCGCACACGAACTGCGCACCCCGCTCGCGGGCATCGCCGGGTATGCTGAGGCGATGGTGGACGGAGTCATCCCTGCGGAGAACGACAACCTGCAGCGCATCTATCGCGAGGCGATGCGTCTCGGACGGCTGGTGGACGATCTGCAAGGACTGTCTCGGGCTGACGCGGGGCAAATCACGTTGCAGAAGCATCCCGTGGAACCGTGGCAACTGGTGGATGCGGCTGTGGTACGGTTGCGCCCGCAGTTTCGGGAAAAGACGGTTGCGCTGATCGTCGACGTGCCGCACGATCTGCCAATGATCCACGCTGATCCGGACCGGATTGGCCAGGTCCTCTCCAACGTGCTCGGCAACGCGCTCCAGTACACCGCCCCTCGCGGTCGCGTCGAGGTGCGGGCTCGACGGAGTGATGAGAGCGTGGAGGTTACGATCCGCGACAGCGGCATTGGGATTGCCCCCGCGGACCTCTCCCGTGTGTTCGATCGATTCTACCGGGTCGATCGATCCCGAGCACGAGCCAACGGTGGGAGCGGCGTCGGGCTCACGATCGCCCGCTATCTCGTCGAAGCCCACGGCGGACGCATTTACGCCAACAGTCTCGGTCTCGGCCGCGGGACGACGTTCGTGATCACCCTGCCGATTCTCGCCTAA
- a CDS encoding LacI family DNA-binding transcriptional regulator yields the protein MAGPRATLAQVAGLAHVSIPTASQALSGRARISSETRARVRAAANQLCYTPHAAARRLSLGRSECVAIVPGQNVKGMFSDLFYRVVLTGVAGICDEAGYRMLVAPATRGDTQPPQFVNLALGREVDGVLAIGAADPRWVRETLDLQIPIVLVDNYIPDLPAPAVVNDDEAGAYLAVQHLTALGHVSIALVGADVSYPFGRNVRQGYLRGLRDAGLNRNPAIEIAVPIDTDRARQAATSLFAMSHRPTAVVAATDAIALGVVRAARDRALDVPRDVSIVGMDDIDLAVLINPPLTTVRVQKEEMGRVAAEMLLRWIHGQLPDRGPIVLPNSLIARGTTGGKP from the coding sequence ATGGCGGGACCTCGAGCGACGCTCGCGCAGGTAGCCGGGCTTGCCCATGTGTCGATCCCGACGGCTTCCCAGGCGCTGAGCGGACGTGCCCGCATCAGCTCTGAAACTAGGGCGAGAGTCCGTGCTGCGGCCAATCAGCTTTGCTACACTCCGCACGCGGCCGCGCGGCGGTTGTCGCTCGGGCGGTCCGAGTGCGTCGCGATCGTTCCCGGGCAGAACGTCAAGGGCATGTTCTCGGATCTGTTCTACCGCGTCGTACTGACCGGGGTCGCCGGGATCTGCGACGAGGCAGGTTACCGTATGCTCGTTGCACCGGCGACGCGCGGCGACACGCAGCCGCCGCAGTTCGTCAACCTTGCCCTGGGACGTGAAGTCGACGGCGTCCTGGCGATCGGCGCCGCGGATCCGCGGTGGGTTCGAGAAACGCTCGACTTGCAGATCCCCATCGTGCTCGTGGACAACTACATCCCCGACCTGCCGGCTCCCGCGGTCGTCAACGACGACGAAGCCGGCGCGTACCTAGCCGTTCAACACCTCACCGCTCTGGGCCACGTGAGCATCGCGCTCGTCGGCGCGGACGTGTCGTATCCGTTCGGGCGAAACGTCAGGCAGGGGTACCTGAGAGGACTGCGGGACGCCGGACTCAACCGGAACCCGGCGATCGAGATCGCCGTGCCGATCGACACGGACCGCGCGCGGCAGGCGGCGACCTCGCTGTTCGCGATGTCACATCGTCCGACGGCGGTCGTCGCGGCAACAGACGCCATCGCCCTCGGCGTGGTCCGCGCGGCGCGTGATCGAGCGCTGGACGTCCCCCGCGACGTGTCGATCGTCGGGATGGACGACATCGATCTGGCCGTGCTGATCAATCCTCCGCTGACCACGGTCCGCGTGCAGAAAGAGGAAATGGGGCGCGTGGCCGCGGAGATGCTGCTACGGTGGATTCACGGGCAACTTCCCGATCGAGGCCCTATCGTGCTTCCGAACTCGCTCATCGCGCGCGGGACGACAGGAGGGAAACCATGA
- a CDS encoding response regulator transcription factor, translating into MVAGKVLVVDDDEKITTLLRAYLSKEGFEVDVAANGEDALRKVPQFQPDVLVLDIMLPGIDGIEVLRRVRQESPTYVVLLTAKADETDKVIGLTVGADDYVTKPFSARELTARIRAIFRRMRGQDEGISSPLTFRTLRINPARREVWRGHSSVSLTALEFDLLYALAAHPGRVLTREQLLARVWGADFFGDARVVDAHIKELRRKLGDHAAHARLLQTVRGVGYRFADEPS; encoded by the coding sequence ATGGTCGCCGGCAAAGTCCTCGTTGTTGACGATGATGAGAAAATCACGACGTTGCTGCGCGCGTACCTGTCAAAGGAAGGGTTCGAAGTGGACGTCGCCGCCAACGGTGAGGACGCTCTCAGGAAAGTGCCTCAGTTCCAACCGGACGTCCTGGTGCTAGACATCATGCTCCCCGGCATTGACGGGATCGAGGTGCTCCGCCGGGTGCGCCAGGAGTCTCCCACCTATGTCGTGCTCTTGACCGCAAAGGCAGACGAGACTGACAAGGTGATCGGACTTACCGTGGGTGCTGACGACTACGTGACCAAGCCGTTCAGTGCGCGCGAACTCACCGCCCGCATCCGCGCGATCTTCCGTCGCATGCGCGGCCAAGACGAAGGGATTTCAAGTCCGCTTACTTTCCGTACGTTGCGCATCAACCCCGCGCGGCGAGAAGTCTGGCGAGGACACTCGTCGGTGTCGCTGACCGCCCTGGAGTTTGACCTCCTGTATGCATTAGCGGCCCATCCCGGGCGCGTACTGACCCGGGAACAACTGCTCGCAAGGGTGTGGGGGGCCGACTTTTTCGGAGACGCGCGCGTCGTCGACGCACACATCAAAGAGTTGCGCCGCAAACTCGGGGATCATGCAGCGCACGCTCGCCTCCTGCAGACCGTGCGCGGCGTAGGCTACCGGTTCGCGGACGAGCCGTCGTGA
- a CDS encoding sugar phosphate isomerase/epimerase family protein, which translates to MYLACSSQSYDDALAAGHLTLTDWFRLAAEDLGLSAVELEDKHIGEPTPARLDDLRAAAARYGLEIVDIALMNNFGVEDANRRTREESRTVEWMAASRRLGSRFLRTFAGWPEGDRAARWPTMLASLRAVCARAEQTGVRLVMENHNHGGFVQTAADVEAILAGVGSPVLGLLLDTGNYLDGMPSIVRTASRAWHVHAKCTRIAPDGRDERVDNDGALRILAEAGYAGCVSVEYEGEEAGHTAVPRAVARLRSALGA; encoded by the coding sequence ATGTACCTAGCGTGCAGTTCCCAGTCCTACGATGACGCGCTCGCGGCCGGCCACCTGACCTTGACCGACTGGTTTCGGCTCGCGGCCGAGGATCTCGGGCTCTCCGCAGTCGAGCTGGAGGACAAACATATTGGGGAGCCGACGCCGGCGCGCCTCGACGATCTGCGCGCGGCTGCCGCGCGCTACGGGCTCGAGATCGTCGACATCGCCCTGATGAACAACTTCGGGGTTGAAGATGCGAACCGGCGCACCCGGGAGGAGTCCCGCACCGTCGAGTGGATGGCCGCGTCCCGGCGTCTCGGCTCCCGCTTCCTGCGCACCTTCGCCGGCTGGCCGGAGGGAGATCGCGCGGCGCGTTGGCCCACCATGCTGGCGTCCCTGCGGGCGGTGTGCGCCAGGGCGGAACAGACCGGCGTCCGGCTGGTCATGGAGAATCACAACCACGGCGGCTTCGTGCAGACCGCGGCGGACGTGGAGGCGATTCTTGCTGGTGTCGGCAGCCCGGTCCTCGGGCTGCTGCTCGATACCGGGAACTACCTCGACGGGATGCCGTCGATCGTCCGAACGGCATCGCGCGCCTGGCACGTGCATGCCAAGTGTACGCGTATCGCCCCGGACGGCCGCGACGAGCGTGTGGACAACGACGGCGCATTGCGTATCCTCGCCGAGGCGGGATATGCGGGATGCGTCTCGGTCGAGTATGAGGGCGAGGAGGCCGGCCACACGGCCGTGCCCCGTGCCGTGGCACGTCTACGCAGCGCACTCGGCGCGTAG
- a CDS encoding UxaA family hydrolase codes for MHETPPDLLRARRRPGGACGIRHHLLVIPSVLCSAQAAKIIAEGIPGAIAIEHQHGCSQLGGDARLTEQILTGLGTHPNVAGTLVVGLGCETVQGTSLYRAIEARGQRAAFVGIQQAGGTLAAIRAGREALARLRDTAAVDPEGPVAWGDLCVGIEAAWLSLPQVQAAVFVEVIRRLLTAGATVVQAVPQSRAGSPATAIVPPLLAPLASRAIPYAHAVAGSADVAAAVPASRLFLMPAPETRIAQKTGLAAVGAHVVLSALIEGLPAGCPVAPVVHVGVVPAARAFAEDVEVMLDVEPDAGAAPAIVRALEDGCREETVVEALGTFEMAIHRIAPTM; via the coding sequence ATGCATGAGACCCCACCGGACCTACTGCGAGCGCGACGCCGGCCGGGCGGGGCCTGTGGGATCCGCCACCACCTACTCGTCATCCCCTCCGTGCTCTGCTCCGCGCAGGCGGCGAAGATCATCGCCGAGGGGATCCCCGGCGCGATCGCGATCGAACATCAGCACGGGTGCTCTCAACTCGGCGGCGACGCGCGTCTAACCGAGCAGATTCTGACCGGGCTCGGCACCCATCCCAACGTCGCGGGCACGCTTGTGGTTGGGCTTGGCTGCGAGACGGTCCAGGGCACATCGCTGTACCGAGCGATCGAGGCCCGCGGGCAGCGCGCCGCGTTCGTCGGCATCCAGCAGGCCGGTGGGACCCTCGCGGCCATCCGCGCCGGCCGCGAGGCGCTCGCTCGTCTGCGCGACACGGCGGCGGTCGACCCCGAAGGACCGGTCGCCTGGGGTGACCTTTGTGTCGGCATCGAGGCCGCGTGGTTGTCCCTTCCGCAGGTCCAGGCGGCCGTGTTCGTGGAGGTGATCAGGCGGTTGTTGACGGCGGGCGCCACCGTCGTGCAGGCGGTCCCGCAATCTCGCGCAGGGTCTCCCGCGACGGCGATCGTTCCACCATTGCTGGCGCCGCTAGCGTCCCGTGCAATCCCGTATGCTCACGCGGTCGCCGGATCGGCGGATGTCGCGGCTGCTGTCCCCGCGTCGCGCCTATTTCTCATGCCGGCCCCCGAAACGAGGATCGCGCAAAAGACCGGGCTCGCGGCGGTCGGTGCACACGTTGTCCTCTCCGCGTTGATCGAGGGCCTGCCCGCGGGTTGCCCGGTGGCGCCCGTCGTGCACGTGGGCGTCGTCCCCGCCGCGCGCGCGTTTGCCGAGGACGTCGAGGTCATGCTCGATGTCGAGCCGGACGCCGGCGCGGCGCCGGCGATCGTGCGCGCGCTGGAGGATGGCTGCCGTGAAGAGACGGTCGTGGAAGCGCTCGGGACGTTCGAGATGGCAATTCACCGAATCGCCCCCACGATGTGA
- a CDS encoding UxaA family hydrolase, whose protein sequence is MDAIPLFRRGNGRWGTRNHVLVMPLVAAASGVARAIAHGTGATWVEHDYEPEPDDLAQNVARVSRTFVGFATNPNVAAVLLVADTARHASALDAVRAEGQRADLVVVAESGGLRGAIRSGRARLVPLLAKAAAAARERAPVGALMLGTECGGSDALSGITANPALGDASDLLVDAGGTVILAETTELIGAEHLLARRAVNPAVADAIYRIIHRYEAVVRAHGEDIRGANPAPGNIEGGLTTIEEKSLGAAKKGGTRPIHEVIEYAVRPGARGLVIMDTPGNDVEQMVGMTAAGCQIAAFTTGRGTPTGSPIIPVIKIATNSHTAARMRDNIDVDAGLILDGRETLRSMGQRIFDKILAVAWGELTKAEQLGHREFSVSRYPFAALGPAAR, encoded by the coding sequence ATGGATGCGATCCCGCTCTTTCGCCGCGGGAACGGTCGATGGGGGACCCGTAACCACGTGCTCGTGATGCCGCTTGTCGCCGCGGCGTCCGGAGTGGCGCGGGCGATTGCCCACGGCACGGGTGCGACCTGGGTGGAGCACGACTACGAACCCGAGCCCGACGATCTTGCTCAGAATGTCGCGCGTGTCTCGCGCACGTTCGTGGGCTTCGCCACGAACCCAAACGTCGCGGCGGTGTTGCTCGTCGCCGATACCGCGCGGCACGCCTCCGCGCTGGACGCGGTCCGCGCGGAGGGGCAGCGCGCAGATCTCGTTGTGGTCGCGGAGTCGGGCGGCCTGCGCGGTGCTATCAGGTCCGGACGCGCCCGCCTCGTGCCGCTCCTTGCGAAGGCCGCGGCGGCCGCGCGGGAGCGCGCGCCAGTCGGCGCGCTCATGCTGGGGACGGAATGCGGGGGGTCGGACGCGCTGTCCGGTATTACCGCGAACCCCGCGCTCGGAGACGCCAGCGACCTGCTCGTGGACGCCGGCGGTACAGTGATTCTCGCGGAGACGACCGAACTGATCGGCGCCGAGCACTTGCTGGCGCGGCGGGCGGTGAACCCCGCGGTCGCCGATGCGATCTACCGGATCATCCACCGCTACGAGGCGGTCGTTCGCGCCCACGGGGAAGACATCCGCGGCGCCAACCCTGCGCCCGGGAACATCGAGGGCGGGCTGACCACCATTGAGGAGAAGTCGCTCGGGGCCGCCAAGAAGGGGGGCACCCGACCGATTCACGAGGTGATCGAATACGCGGTACGTCCAGGCGCGCGCGGGCTCGTGATCATGGATACTCCGGGAAACGACGTCGAGCAGATGGTCGGCATGACCGCCGCGGGTTGTCAGATCGCCGCGTTCACGACCGGCCGCGGAACGCCGACCGGGTCCCCGATCATCCCCGTGATCAAGATCGCGACCAATTCGCATACCGCCGCGCGCATGCGGGACAACATCGACGTCGACGCCGGGCTGATCCTGGACGGTCGGGAAACGCTGCGCAGCATGGGGCAGCGCATCTTTGACAAGATTCTCGCGGTCGCCTGGGGGGAACTGACAAAGGCCGAGCAGCTCGGCCATCGTGAGTTCTCTGTGAGCCGCTATCCGTTCGCGGCGCTCGGCCCGGCCGCAAGGTAG
- a CDS encoding Gfo/Idh/MocA family oxidoreductase, which translates to MGVKVGLIGAGLMGRRHLDALSRDARVQIVGVADVAEATARDAAAKIGAAPCRDLAQLAALGVEAVFVTLPNVYHGPVVLDALARGLHVFSEKPMAITLDEGRAIVEQVRHGRAVYQMGFNRRWAPAYRFLRRQIDAGFEPYSANVKMNDGDMLTPSWYTNVAVCGGFMYDTAVHLMDMIAWLIGPVETVSALGRRSCYPDYDDIAMLLRCRGDRPVALTTCGHASWAAPQERVELYGDHALLTSEDLDRVRLTTRETPEAEWQQLPAADDLTRWGYVDEDRAFIDACAGEGAPPVGVDDAFHSLAILTAAYESLRGGGGPVSVVER; encoded by the coding sequence ATGGGCGTGAAGGTGGGGCTGATCGGGGCCGGGTTGATGGGGCGGCGCCACCTCGATGCCTTGTCGCGCGACGCCCGGGTGCAGATCGTCGGCGTCGCTGACGTCGCCGAGGCAACCGCCCGCGACGCCGCGGCGAAAATCGGCGCCGCTCCCTGCCGCGATCTTGCACAGCTCGCCGCGCTGGGCGTAGAGGCCGTCTTCGTGACGCTTCCGAACGTGTACCATGGTCCGGTCGTCCTCGACGCGCTCGCCCGAGGCCTGCACGTCTTCTCCGAGAAGCCGATGGCGATCACCTTGGATGAGGGACGGGCCATCGTCGAGCAGGTCCGCCACGGGCGTGCCGTCTACCAGATGGGATTCAACCGACGCTGGGCCCCGGCGTACCGGTTCCTTCGCAGGCAGATCGACGCGGGGTTCGAGCCGTACTCCGCAAACGTGAAGATGAACGACGGAGACATGCTGACCCCAAGCTGGTACACCAACGTGGCGGTTTGCGGTGGGTTCATGTACGATACCGCGGTGCACCTGATGGACATGATCGCGTGGCTGATCGGGCCGGTCGAGACGGTGTCCGCGCTCGGACGCCGGAGCTGTTACCCCGACTACGACGACATCGCGATGCTGCTGCGGTGCCGGGGCGACCGGCCGGTCGCGCTGACGACGTGCGGCCACGCGTCGTGGGCGGCACCGCAGGAGCGAGTCGAGCTCTACGGCGACCATGCGCTGCTCACGTCCGAAGATCTCGATCGCGTGCGGCTGACGACCCGCGAGACGCCGGAAGCCGAGTGGCAGCAACTGCCCGCGGCGGACGATCTCACGCGCTGGGGATACGTCGATGAGGACCGTGCGTTCATCGACGCGTGTGCGGGGGAAGGCGCGCCCCCGGTCGGCGTGGACGACGCGTTTCACAGTCTGGCCATCCTGACCGCGGCGTACGAGAGCCTACGCGGAGGCGGAGGACCCGTCTCCGTCGTCGAGAGGTGA
- a CDS encoding UxaA family hydrolase, giving the protein MAAARPAVLVLDPRDTVAVAVTPLQPGRMVEAVRGDGPVRVSVDALIPFGHKIAIAPMDVGDPIVKYGEVIGYALAAIRPGQHVHVHNVRSDRAGAGHA; this is encoded by the coding sequence ATGGCCGCCGCCCGTCCCGCCGTGCTTGTTCTCGACCCCCGCGACACCGTCGCCGTGGCGGTGACACCGCTCCAACCGGGCAGGATGGTCGAAGCGGTCCGCGGCGACGGGCCCGTACGCGTCAGCGTCGACGCATTGATCCCGTTCGGGCACAAGATTGCGATCGCGCCGATGGACGTCGGCGATCCCATAGTGAAATATGGCGAGGTGATCGGGTACGCGCTCGCCGCGATTCGTCCCGGGCAGCACGTCCACGTGCACAACGTCCGCAGCGACCGTGCGGGGGCCGGCCATGCATGA
- the rbsK gene encoding ribokinase, translating to MARRPQICVVGSSNVDLIARVPRFPRPGETLEGRSFHIGYGGKGANQAVMAAKLGARVTMVTRVGRDAFGDGLVRNFTQHGIDTTHVHVDEERSSGVAPILVDDAAENEIVIVPGANHGLSPDDVRRAVAALQAADVVIGQLEVPIAATLEAFRAARTAGVRTILNPAPAAPLSDDLLALTDLCVPNEAEAELLTGRSVAGVDAAAAAAGALRARGARTVIITLGRRGSLLVDADGPHHVPAIPVEAVDATGAGDAFIGSLAVFLAEGHTAREAARRASAVAALSVTALGAQGAFPDRAAADAFLVARGMT from the coding sequence GTGGCTCGCCGCCCTCAGATCTGCGTGGTTGGGTCGTCGAACGTCGACCTGATCGCGCGCGTGCCGAGGTTTCCGCGACCCGGTGAGACGCTCGAGGGCCGCTCGTTCCACATCGGGTACGGGGGCAAAGGCGCCAATCAGGCTGTGATGGCCGCCAAGCTCGGCGCCCGCGTCACGATGGTCACACGTGTGGGCCGGGACGCGTTCGGGGACGGCTTGGTGCGCAACTTCACGCAGCACGGGATCGACACGACGCATGTGCACGTGGACGAGGAGCGCTCGTCGGGCGTGGCGCCGATCCTAGTGGACGACGCCGCGGAGAACGAGATCGTGATCGTGCCCGGCGCGAACCACGGTCTCTCACCCGACGACGTGCGCCGCGCCGTGGCGGCGCTCCAGGCGGCGGACGTCGTGATCGGCCAGCTCGAGGTGCCGATCGCGGCGACGCTCGAAGCGTTCCGCGCGGCGCGGACCGCAGGCGTACGGACGATCCTGAACCCGGCTCCGGCCGCCCCTCTTTCGGACGATCTTCTCGCGCTGACCGATCTCTGCGTTCCGAATGAGGCAGAGGCGGAGTTACTGACCGGGCGTTCCGTCGCCGGTGTCGACGCGGCAGCGGCGGCCGCCGGCGCGCTGCGCGCGCGCGGCGCGCGCACGGTGATCATCACGCTTGGACGACGCGGGAGCCTGCTCGTCGATGCGGACGGCCCGCACCATGTTCCCGCGATCCCGGTCGAGGCCGTGGATGCGACGGGCGCGGGTGACGCGTTCATCGGCAGCCTCGCCGTGTTTCTCGCGGAAGGGCACACGGCGCGCGAGGCCGCGCGGCGGGCGAGCGCGGTCGCCGCGCTGTCCGTGACCGCGCTCGGCGCTCAGGGCGCGTTCCCGGACCGCGCCGCGGCGGACGCGTTTCTTGTCGCCCGCGGGATGACGTGA